A genomic stretch from Natronomonas gomsonensis includes:
- a CDS encoding sensor histidine kinase, with the protein MDEESSLSESRVPQALVAASGALLFVVILEALGRFRYIESLTGVDPIIFTGEYLVGVATSLPFVIGVGYAGYWLTKSSISPRRYRRVGIWGVAGLVASLVINGAMIVVFTVDATWLLVGWLRWAVAIGLGIGVAIGISEARAVDSAIEAERAELQAEHLEAQRDLLEYLNSLLRHEVLNSVNVISGYASLLQEEHPSESRSHEYGETIQEQSQDMSQVIQDVRVLLDATHGTATFDPVNLSEILREEVKKADRTYDTAEIDASIPDDVFVPADRLLRRVFGNLLSNAVEHNDSEIPVVTVTVTTTSETVRIEIADNGSGIPDTAAETLFTRPETGQPDHGIGLYLVGKLVENYRGRIELTASDSNGSVFTVELPRVSPENRGRGKASRRRLPSPMPSNPDCRRPGVAQSHSSGLVL; encoded by the coding sequence ATGGATGAGGAGTCTTCGCTGTCCGAGAGCCGGGTGCCACAGGCACTCGTTGCGGCCAGCGGGGCCCTCCTGTTTGTCGTCATCTTGGAGGCGCTCGGTCGGTTCCGATACATCGAGTCCCTCACTGGCGTGGACCCGATAATCTTCACCGGTGAGTACCTCGTTGGGGTGGCCACCTCGCTTCCATTCGTCATCGGCGTCGGGTATGCCGGTTACTGGCTCACGAAAAGTTCGATATCCCCGCGAAGATACCGTCGCGTCGGGATATGGGGCGTCGCCGGTCTCGTGGCGTCCCTTGTTATCAACGGCGCGATGATTGTTGTCTTCACTGTCGACGCCACGTGGTTGCTCGTCGGTTGGCTCCGGTGGGCGGTGGCAATCGGACTCGGCATCGGCGTCGCAATCGGTATCAGCGAAGCACGAGCAGTCGACAGCGCGATAGAGGCCGAACGGGCAGAACTGCAGGCAGAACACCTCGAAGCCCAGCGTGACCTTCTCGAATACCTCAACAGTCTGCTCCGACACGAAGTGTTGAACTCAGTTAACGTCATCAGTGGCTACGCGTCACTGCTTCAGGAAGAACACCCATCCGAGAGCCGTTCACACGAGTACGGCGAGACGATACAGGAACAGAGCCAGGATATGTCCCAAGTCATACAGGACGTTCGGGTCTTGCTCGATGCGACCCACGGCACCGCGACTTTCGACCCGGTGAACCTCTCGGAGATACTTCGAGAGGAAGTAAAAAAGGCCGACCGGACGTACGACACTGCTGAAATAGACGCCTCGATTCCGGACGACGTCTTCGTTCCGGCAGACCGCCTTCTCCGTCGTGTGTTCGGGAATCTGCTGTCGAACGCCGTCGAACACAACGACAGCGAGATACCGGTCGTCACGGTCACCGTGACGACGACTTCGGAGACGGTCCGAATCGAGATTGCCGACAACGGGTCGGGTATTCCCGATACTGCGGCTGAAACGCTTTTCACCCGCCCCGAGACGGGTCAACCGGACCACGGCATCGGACTGTATCTCGTCGGAAAACTCGTCGAGAACTACCGGGGGCGCATCGAACTCACGGCGAGTGACTCCAATGGGAGCGTCTTCACCGTGGAACTCCCACGCGTATCACCCGAGAATCGGGGTCGGGGGAAGGCGTCCCGACGGCGTTTACCCTCACCGATGCCGAGCAACCCTGACTGTAGACGACCGGGCGTCGCTCAGAGCCACTCGTCGGGTTTGGTGTTGTAG
- a CDS encoding DUF7344 domain-containing protein has product MSESAGSASANGALEEGEIHDVLRNGRRRLAIRSLREGEGEMDVRELSEEVAARETGEDPPPRDKRQSVYVSLHQTHLPKLDDLGIVDYDNDSKRVALRDRVREIEVYMEVVPQYGLSWGEFYFGLGLLGLLTTIAVLVGVPAISEVGMTVVSGVFFVGLMAASAYHVYSQQDRIIFQRLRG; this is encoded by the coding sequence GTGTCAGAGAGCGCTGGGTCCGCCTCGGCCAACGGGGCGCTGGAAGAGGGGGAAATCCACGACGTTCTGCGGAACGGTCGTCGTCGGCTCGCCATCCGGTCACTCCGGGAGGGCGAGGGGGAGATGGACGTCCGTGAACTCTCCGAGGAGGTCGCGGCTCGCGAGACGGGTGAGGACCCGCCGCCGCGGGACAAACGCCAATCCGTCTACGTCTCGTTGCACCAGACCCATCTCCCGAAACTCGACGACCTCGGCATCGTCGACTACGACAACGACAGCAAGCGCGTGGCGCTACGGGACCGCGTCCGCGAAATCGAGGTGTACATGGAGGTCGTCCCGCAGTACGGCCTATCGTGGGGAGAGTTCTACTTCGGCCTCGGATTGCTCGGCCTGCTGACCACGATTGCGGTTCTCGTCGGCGTCCCGGCCATCTCGGAGGTCGGGATGACCGTGGTTTCCGGCGTCTTCTTCGTCGGATTGATGGCCGCTTCGGCGTATCACGTGTACAGCCAGCAGGACCGCATCATCTTTCAGCGACTCCGAGGATGA